The following are encoded together in the Acidicapsa ligni genome:
- a CDS encoding enolase C-terminal domain-like protein, with translation MMIRQGTARAYTIPTDAPEADGTIAWNSTTIIVVELHAEDAIGLGYTYGHKSAATIARELIEKHCLGNDSFNTNAMFEAMRSSQRNYGSEGNGATALSAVDIALWDLKAKLLDQPLATLLGPIRQSAPVYGSGGFTTYTDSRLARQLLGWVEEGIYQVKMKVGTDPNIDPRRIEVARKAIGGKAKLFIDANGAYSRKQALYFADLARAEYDVIWFEEPVSSDDLEGLRLLRDRSPAGMEIAAGEYGWNARYLKKMMEAGAVDVIQADATRCGGVTGFMEVAAIADAHPLPLSAHCGPTIHMHLACAARPLRHVEYFHDHVRIESMLFDGFQFAQKDGCMHPDWDRPGIGIDFKRKDAEKYADKDGQ, from the coding sequence ATGATGATTCGTCAAGGCACAGCTCGCGCCTACACCATTCCGACCGATGCTCCTGAAGCGGATGGCACGATCGCGTGGAACTCGACAACGATAATTGTTGTTGAACTCCACGCGGAGGACGCCATTGGGCTGGGCTACACCTATGGCCATAAATCTGCCGCAACAATCGCGCGAGAGTTAATTGAGAAGCATTGTTTAGGCAACGATTCTTTCAACACGAATGCCATGTTTGAAGCGATGCGCAGTTCGCAAAGGAACTACGGTAGCGAGGGGAACGGAGCCACAGCGTTATCTGCAGTCGACATAGCGCTTTGGGATCTCAAAGCAAAGCTGCTCGATCAACCTTTAGCAACTCTTCTCGGCCCAATTCGGCAATCCGCGCCCGTGTATGGCTCCGGTGGATTCACGACTTACACTGACAGTCGACTCGCGCGCCAGCTATTGGGATGGGTAGAGGAAGGTATTTACCAAGTCAAAATGAAGGTCGGAACGGACCCCAACATTGATCCGCGGCGTATAGAAGTAGCCCGCAAAGCCATCGGTGGAAAAGCCAAATTGTTCATCGACGCAAATGGTGCATATTCGCGAAAGCAAGCTCTCTATTTCGCTGATCTGGCCCGCGCCGAATACGACGTCATATGGTTTGAAGAACCCGTCAGTTCAGATGACCTTGAGGGCCTCAGGCTCTTGCGCGACCGCTCCCCGGCGGGTATGGAGATAGCGGCCGGCGAATATGGCTGGAACGCGCGATATCTCAAAAAAATGATGGAAGCTGGCGCTGTGGATGTTATCCAGGCAGACGCCACGCGTTGCGGTGGTGTAACCGGTTTCATGGAAGTGGCAGCCATCGCTGATGCTCATCCCCTACCGCTCTCAGCCCACTGTGGCCCAACGATTCACATGCATTTGGCCTGTGCAGCACGCCCTCTACGCCACGTTGAATATTTTCATGACCATGTTCGTATCGAGTCCATGCTCTTTGATGGATTCCAGTTTGCACAAAAAGACGGTTGCATGCACCCGGACTGGGACAGACCAGGGATCGGGATCGATTTCAAGCGTAAGGATGCCGAGAAATATGCAGACAAGGATGGCCAATGA
- a CDS encoding thiamine pyrophosphate-dependent enzyme: protein MNASDILVQRLIAWGVDTIFGLPGDGINGVMEALRKAQDKIRFIHVRHEESAAFMACAYAKFTGRLGVCLSTSGPGGIHLLNGLYDAKMDQQPVLAITGMQFNDVTGTFQQQDVELDKLFIDVACYNNRVMSGAHMESVVDLAIRSAIEKRSVAHVTIPIDVQQQPVKEARSERNVAHHSSSISAISGNTPGQHDLQTAAEILNNGKRIAILAGQGALHASDELIQLAELLGAPIIKPLLGKGCVPDDSPYTTGGIGLLGTAPSEEALEKCDTLLMIGTSYPYMEYLPKPDDCRCVQIDSNAQRIGLRMPVEVGLVGDSKKTIALLMPMLHRNDYRKFLEDAQKGMKSWNSLIEKEGTSPALPMKPQVVGWELSKRTRENAIIVSDSGTNTTVWARYMKAKKGQMHSCSGNLATMACGLPYAIAAQVAYPDRQVIGVVGDGGFTMLMGEIITAVAYKLPIKIVIIKNNTLGQIKWEQMVFQGNPEYQCDLLPIDFVALAKSVGADGIRIDDPKSAGEKFDEALAMPGPVLIECVVDPFTAMLPAKITASQALKFSEALAKGEPNRLKIALTAAKDTVRQIV from the coding sequence ATGAACGCGTCAGATATTCTTGTACAGCGTCTTATCGCCTGGGGAGTGGATACCATCTTTGGCCTGCCCGGCGACGGAATCAACGGCGTAATGGAAGCGCTTCGCAAGGCACAGGACAAGATTCGTTTTATCCATGTGAGGCATGAAGAGTCGGCCGCATTCATGGCGTGCGCCTATGCGAAGTTCACCGGCAGACTAGGCGTGTGTCTGTCTACATCGGGTCCTGGTGGAATCCATCTGTTGAATGGCCTTTATGACGCCAAGATGGATCAGCAGCCGGTACTTGCAATCACAGGCATGCAATTCAACGATGTCACGGGCACCTTCCAACAGCAAGATGTCGAGCTCGATAAGCTGTTCATTGATGTGGCCTGTTACAACAACCGTGTCATGAGCGGGGCGCACATGGAATCGGTTGTCGATCTCGCTATACGCTCTGCTATCGAAAAACGATCAGTCGCACACGTTACGATTCCAATTGATGTTCAGCAACAGCCAGTGAAGGAAGCGAGGTCCGAAAGGAATGTAGCTCACCACTCGTCCTCGATTAGCGCTATATCTGGCAACACCCCCGGACAACACGATCTACAAACTGCTGCCGAAATCCTGAACAATGGAAAACGGATCGCTATTCTCGCTGGACAAGGTGCTTTGCATGCCAGCGATGAACTCATCCAGTTAGCAGAACTCCTCGGTGCGCCCATTATCAAACCTTTGCTTGGCAAAGGCTGTGTTCCCGATGATTCGCCCTACACGACAGGTGGAATTGGCTTGCTCGGTACTGCACCTTCAGAAGAGGCGCTCGAGAAGTGTGACACATTGCTCATGATCGGCACCTCTTATCCCTACATGGAATATCTTCCAAAACCAGATGACTGCCGATGCGTACAGATTGATTCAAACGCTCAACGCATCGGTCTACGTATGCCTGTGGAAGTGGGTCTCGTGGGGGATTCAAAGAAAACCATCGCGCTATTAATGCCTATGCTCCATCGCAATGACTATCGCAAGTTCCTTGAAGATGCGCAAAAGGGAATGAAATCCTGGAACTCCCTGATCGAGAAAGAAGGAACGTCTCCCGCGTTACCCATGAAGCCGCAAGTGGTTGGGTGGGAACTCTCCAAGCGTACCAGAGAAAACGCAATCATCGTCTCTGACTCAGGTACCAATACAACAGTCTGGGCACGCTACATGAAAGCGAAGAAGGGCCAGATGCATTCGTGCTCTGGAAATCTCGCCACCATGGCATGTGGCTTACCCTATGCCATTGCAGCACAAGTTGCGTACCCCGATCGGCAGGTGATCGGGGTGGTCGGGGATGGGGGATTCACTATGCTCATGGGTGAAATCATCACCGCGGTCGCCTACAAACTTCCGATCAAGATCGTGATCATCAAAAACAATACGCTAGGCCAAATCAAATGGGAGCAAATGGTCTTCCAGGGCAATCCAGAATATCAATGCGATCTACTGCCTATCGATTTTGTTGCTCTGGCCAAGTCAGTCGGTGCTGACGGCATTCGAATTGATGATCCAAAATCGGCTGGCGAGAAATTCGATGAGGCGCTCGCCATGCCAGGCCCTGTCCTAATCGAGTGCGTCGTTGATCCGTTCACAGCGATGTTGCCAGCGAAGATCACTGCAAGCCAAGCGCTGAAGTTCTCCGAAGCGCTTGCGAAGGGCGAACCCAATCGCTTGAAAATCGCTCTCACCGCCGCGAAAGACACCGTCCGCCAGATTGTGTAG
- a CDS encoding glycosyltransferase, with the protein MKVVPWHIGVLVPARNEETLLPRCISSLLAARERLPHNVTCDIVVAIDSSTDRSREIAEALLGRNGTVVVVNARAVGTARAVAAKVALERYAGSLKHCWLANTDADCEVPTHWLADHLGIARQGVDAVAGIVDVDSFAEHDALVPERFRLSYQIHADGTHPHVHGANIGVRADAYLLSGGWPAIESAEDHGLWRRLRDSGHKPLSASKLRVTTSGRKIGRAPHGFADALAAHNGTPV; encoded by the coding sequence ATGAAGGTTGTTCCCTGGCACATCGGAGTCCTGGTCCCCGCAAGAAATGAAGAGACGCTTTTGCCGCGGTGTATCTCTTCCCTTCTCGCAGCCCGCGAGAGGCTTCCCCACAATGTCACTTGCGACATCGTTGTGGCGATCGATAGCTCTACTGACCGCTCCCGTGAGATCGCTGAGGCTCTGCTTGGCAGAAACGGCACTGTCGTTGTTGTTAACGCACGGGCAGTGGGAACAGCTCGTGCGGTTGCGGCCAAGGTCGCCTTGGAGCGATACGCAGGATCCCTCAAGCACTGCTGGCTGGCAAATACGGATGCTGACTGTGAAGTACCTACGCATTGGCTGGCGGACCACCTGGGCATCGCTCGGCAAGGGGTAGACGCAGTAGCGGGAATTGTGGATGTTGACTCGTTCGCAGAACATGATGCTCTCGTGCCAGAGCGCTTTCGCCTTAGCTATCAGATTCATGCCGATGGGACGCACCCACATGTACACGGAGCGAATATCGGAGTTCGTGCGGACGCGTATTTACTCTCCGGCGGATGGCCTGCGATTGAATCGGCGGAGGATCATGGCCTATGGCGCCGGTTGAGAGATTCAGGACACAAGCCACTGTCCGCCTCCAAGCTTCGAGTGACAACGAGCGGAAGAAAAATTGGACGCGCACCACACGGCTTCGCAGACGCACTTGCTGCTCATAACGGAACGCCCGTATGA
- a CDS encoding nodulation S family protein: MYRHNDDPWQFASSAYELGRYDAIMDALGRRQYRMAFEPGCSIGVLTERLAMQCDCVVASDLSPTAVRIAKERCSHLAHVRILCAPVTEDLRVDDIDLLVLSEIGYYFDREQWRIVAQGLIENVSTSGTILASHWLGHSDDHLQSGDSVHEMLLTIDGLALDQSERHPGFRLDRWRKL, encoded by the coding sequence ATGTATCGTCACAATGACGACCCGTGGCAATTTGCGTCCAGTGCCTACGAGCTTGGCCGATACGACGCGATCATGGATGCCCTTGGTAGACGACAATACCGCATGGCATTTGAACCAGGGTGCTCAATAGGTGTTCTTACAGAACGATTGGCAATGCAGTGCGATTGCGTTGTTGCGAGTGACTTATCGCCAACTGCTGTCCGTATTGCCAAAGAACGATGCTCGCACCTCGCACATGTTCGAATCCTTTGCGCACCCGTGACCGAAGATCTTCGAGTCGACGATATTGACCTGCTCGTACTGTCTGAAATTGGCTACTACTTCGACCGCGAGCAATGGAGAATCGTGGCGCAGGGTCTGATCGAGAACGTATCAACTTCCGGAACGATCCTGGCATCCCATTGGTTAGGACACTCTGACGATCATCTACAAAGTGGAGACAGCGTCCACGAGATGCTCCTGACCATTGACGGCCTTGCCCTTGATCAATCGGAACGTCATCCCGGATTTCGATTAGATCGTTGGAGAAAGTTATGA
- a CDS encoding PIG-L deacetylase family protein encodes MIVPLVSEVEWRNWLAQGSAWPPTAASLMIGRGPVLVVAPHPDDETLGAGGLIANLRSTGVKVIVAAVTDGENAYEGIPGLGPLREKEQTNALSHLGVTRKDIFRFRIIDSGVSQHEDELAVLLEPLVRRSQHVIAPWVRDFHPDHEACGRVAERLAFKHAVELTSYLFWTWHRGTPDSLSGLSLVHIPLTEQLLDQKLQALVCHRSQLEREEGDPILSERLLAPARRNFETYLPSRVTHER; translated from the coding sequence ATGATCGTGCCTCTTGTCAGCGAGGTGGAGTGGCGTAATTGGCTGGCTCAAGGCTCGGCCTGGCCTCCAACTGCTGCGTCACTCATGATCGGGCGGGGACCTGTGCTGGTCGTTGCGCCCCACCCAGATGATGAAACTCTGGGAGCGGGCGGTCTAATCGCAAACCTTCGATCCACCGGAGTGAAAGTGATCGTAGCGGCAGTGACAGACGGAGAAAACGCATACGAAGGAATCCCTGGGCTTGGACCTTTACGAGAGAAGGAGCAGACCAATGCGTTATCTCATTTGGGCGTAACTCGAAAAGACATTTTTCGATTCCGAATTATTGATAGCGGAGTATCTCAGCACGAAGATGAGTTGGCGGTGTTGCTCGAGCCTCTCGTGAGGCGATCGCAACACGTAATTGCGCCGTGGGTCCGCGACTTTCATCCTGATCATGAAGCTTGTGGACGCGTAGCAGAGCGTCTCGCCTTTAAACATGCGGTTGAACTCACGTCTTATCTTTTCTGGACCTGGCATCGCGGCACGCCCGATTCATTGTCTGGACTGTCGCTCGTTCATATACCGCTTACAGAACAATTGCTGGACCAGAAGCTGCAGGCCCTTGTATGTCATCGATCTCAGCTCGAACGTGAAGAAGGAGATCCCATCCTTTCAGAACGGCTTCTTGCGCCGGCGCGGCGTAATTTCGAAACTTATCTTCCTTCGCGGGTGACACATGAACGTTGA
- a CDS encoding Gfo/Idh/MocA family protein: MGFAVVGLGHLALGQILPAFAKTRFCKPTALVSGNGNKAEKIAKQYGIKDSAIYDYQHYDEIARNPDVQVIYIVLPNSMHAEFVQRGAKMGKHILCEKPMATHSADCERMIAACKAANVKLMIAYRQQYEPMNRAIVKMVRDHTLGMLRSLIATNAQNQGDPSQWRQKLALSGGGCLPDVGIYCLNAARFLTGEEPSEVWGTLYRPTNDPRFQEVEETYAFTLKFPSGFIATCSSGYGVHKSQMLRLEGDLGWAEMSPAFGYTGLKLRTSKVQDDHDVVNEPSIEAADQFATEMDHMALCVLNNIQPHTPGEEGLQDQRIIEAIYESTKSGKPVQLAATHEATRGPEPVTS; encoded by the coding sequence ATGGGTTTCGCTGTAGTCGGCCTAGGTCATCTTGCACTCGGTCAGATTTTGCCAGCATTCGCAAAAACCAGATTTTGTAAACCAACTGCACTCGTGAGCGGGAATGGGAACAAGGCGGAGAAGATCGCTAAGCAATACGGTATCAAAGATTCTGCTATCTACGACTATCAACACTATGACGAGATTGCACGCAATCCTGATGTCCAAGTGATCTACATTGTTTTACCGAATAGCATGCATGCCGAGTTTGTTCAGCGGGGCGCGAAGATGGGGAAGCACATCCTTTGCGAAAAACCGATGGCCACACATTCTGCGGATTGCGAGCGAATGATTGCGGCGTGCAAGGCGGCAAACGTTAAATTGATGATCGCTTATCGGCAACAGTACGAGCCAATGAACCGCGCCATCGTGAAGATGGTTCGAGACCATACGCTCGGGATGTTGCGCAGCCTGATCGCAACTAACGCACAGAATCAGGGCGACCCGTCGCAGTGGCGACAAAAGCTTGCGCTATCTGGCGGTGGCTGCCTGCCAGACGTCGGCATTTACTGTTTGAACGCCGCGAGATTTCTCACAGGAGAAGAGCCGAGTGAGGTTTGGGGCACACTGTATCGACCGACAAATGATCCGAGGTTTCAAGAGGTCGAGGAGACCTACGCGTTCACATTGAAGTTTCCGAGCGGATTTATCGCGACCTGTTCTTCGGGGTACGGAGTGCACAAGTCTCAGATGCTGCGGTTGGAAGGAGATCTCGGTTGGGCAGAGATGAGTCCGGCCTTCGGCTACACAGGTCTCAAGCTGCGCACCAGTAAGGTCCAGGATGATCATGACGTCGTCAACGAACCCTCCATTGAAGCTGCGGACCAGTTTGCGACGGAGATGGATCATATGGCTTTATGCGTCTTGAACAACATACAGCCGCATACGCCAGGTGAAGAGGGTTTGCAGGACCAACGGATCATCGAAGCGATCTACGAATCGACGAAAAGTGGAAAGCCTGTGCAACTTGCAGCGACGCATGAAGCTACTCGAGGTCCTGAACCTGTCACATCCTGA